A stretch of Gorilla gorilla gorilla isolate KB3781 chromosome 9, NHGRI_mGorGor1-v2.1_pri, whole genome shotgun sequence DNA encodes these proteins:
- the HRAS gene encoding GTPase HRas isoform X3 — MTCPWCWWGTSVTWLYALWNLGRLRTSPEATASPTSRRRPRPGRAAALALAPAPGPSGTPRDPCDPAAPRAGVEDAFYTLVREIRQHKLRKLNPPDESGPGCMSCKCVLS; from the exons ATGACGTGCCCATGGTGCTGGTGGGGAACAAGTGTGACCTGGCTGTACGCACTGTGGAATCTCGGCAGGCTCAGGACCTCGCCCGAAGCTACGGCATCCCCTACATCGAGACGTCGGCCAAGACCCGGCAG GGCAGCCGCTCTGGCTCTAGCTCCAGCTCCGGGACCCTCTGGGACCCCCCGGGACCCATGTGACCCAGCGGCCCCTCGCGCT GGAGTGGAGGATGCCTTCTACACGTTGGTGCGTGAGATCCGGCAGCACAAGCTGCGGAAGCTGAACCCTCCTGATGAGAGTGGCCCCGGCTGCATGAGCTGCAAGTGTGTGCTCTCCTGA
- the HRAS gene encoding GTPase HRas isoform X1, which yields MTEYKLVVVGAGGVGKSALTIQLIQNHFVDEYDPTIEDSYRKQVVIDGETCLLDILDTAGQEEYSAMRDQYMRTGEGFLCVFAINNTKSFEDIHQYREQIKRVKDSDDVPMVLVGNKCDLAVRTVESRQAQDLARSYGIPYIETSAKTRQGVEDAFYTLVREIRQHKLRKLNPPDESGPGCMSCKCVLS from the exons ATGACGGAATATAAgctggtggtggtgggcgccggcGGTGTGGGCAAGAGTGCGCTGACCATCCAGCTGATCCAGAACCACTTTGTGGACGAATACGACCCCACTATAGAG GATTCCTACCGGAAGCAGGTGGTCATTGATGGGGAGACATGCCTGTTGGATATCCTGGACACGGCCGGCCAGGAGGAGTACAGCGCCATGCGGGACCAGTACATGCGCACCGGGGAGGGCTTCCTGTGTGTGTTTGCCATCAACAACACCAAGTCTTTTGAGGACATCCACCAGTACAG GGAGCAGATCAAACGGGTGAAGGACTCGGATGACGTGCCCATGGTGCTGGTGGGGAACAAGTGTGACCTGGCTGTACGCACTGTGGAATCTCGGCAGGCTCAGGACCTCGCCCGAAGCTACGGCATCCCCTACATCGAGACGTCGGCCAAGACCCGGCAG GGAGTGGAGGATGCCTTCTACACGTTGGTGCGTGAGATCCGGCAGCACAAGCTGCGGAAGCTGAACCCTCCTGATGAGAGTGGCCCCGGCTGCATGAGCTGCAAGTGTGTGCTCTCCTGA
- the HRAS gene encoding GTPase HRas isoform X2 — translation MTEYKLVVVGAGGVGKSALTIQLIQNHFVDEYDPTIEDSYRKQVVIDGETCLLDILDTAGQEEYSAMRDQYMRTGEGFLCVFAINNTKSFEDIHQYREQIKRVKDSDDVPMVLVGNKCDLAVRTVESRQAQDLARSYGIPYIETSAKTRQGSRSGSSSSSGTLWDPPGPM, via the exons ATGACGGAATATAAgctggtggtggtgggcgccggcGGTGTGGGCAAGAGTGCGCTGACCATCCAGCTGATCCAGAACCACTTTGTGGACGAATACGACCCCACTATAGAG GATTCCTACCGGAAGCAGGTGGTCATTGATGGGGAGACATGCCTGTTGGATATCCTGGACACGGCCGGCCAGGAGGAGTACAGCGCCATGCGGGACCAGTACATGCGCACCGGGGAGGGCTTCCTGTGTGTGTTTGCCATCAACAACACCAAGTCTTTTGAGGACATCCACCAGTACAG GGAGCAGATCAAACGGGTGAAGGACTCGGATGACGTGCCCATGGTGCTGGTGGGGAACAAGTGTGACCTGGCTGTACGCACTGTGGAATCTCGGCAGGCTCAGGACCTCGCCCGAAGCTACGGCATCCCCTACATCGAGACGTCGGCCAAGACCCGGCAG GGCAGCCGCTCTGGCTCTAGCTCCAGCTCCGGGACCCTCTGGGACCCCCCGGGACCCATGTGA